A section of the Thermotoga caldifontis AZM44c09 genome encodes:
- a CDS encoding polyprenyl synthetase family protein: protein MKKTETEFLGRFEELLKEEMKNACCKVEQAMAYSALTPGKRLRPLLIWSICRDMNVDLKFVWHPALAVELFHTASLIHDDLPQIDDSPLRRGKPSCHVVFGNDTAILAGDGLMLKAFCVLADSCADATRKELLFQYFARATYRVLLGEALDVEYTGAEPSLGQVLRMYAEKTGALFSFCFACGPILAGRFDRVDRFSKIGEAFGIWFQVRDDIEDARGDETKLGKPVGRDVALGKPTVVKLLGLERSEVFADKLFGSLMHSLKRNELHFTRELLEDFMKR from the coding sequence ATGAAGAAGACAGAGACTGAATTTCTGGGCAGGTTCGAAGAACTTTTGAAAGAGGAGATGAAAAACGCCTGCTGCAAGGTAGAGCAGGCGATGGCTTACAGCGCACTGACGCCGGGCAAAAGGCTCCGGCCACTCTTGATATGGTCGATCTGCAGAGATATGAACGTCGATCTGAAGTTTGTGTGGCATCCTGCACTCGCTGTGGAACTTTTTCACACCGCCTCTTTGATCCACGACGATCTTCCACAGATAGACGATTCCCCCTTGAGGAGGGGCAAACCTTCGTGCCACGTCGTTTTCGGCAACGACACGGCGATCCTCGCAGGAGACGGTCTCATGCTCAAAGCGTTCTGCGTTCTGGCCGATTCGTGTGCAGACGCCACCAGGAAGGAACTGCTGTTTCAGTACTTTGCAAGGGCCACATATCGGGTGCTCCTTGGGGAAGCGCTGGATGTGGAGTACACCGGTGCCGAGCCGAGCCTCGGACAGGTTCTGAGAATGTACGCTGAAAAGACCGGCGCACTGTTTTCGTTCTGTTTCGCCTGTGGCCCGATCCTCGCCGGAAGGTTCGATCGCGTTGACAGATTCTCAAAAATTGGTGAAGCGTTCGGAATCTGGTTTCAGGTTAGGGACGACATCGAAGATGCGAGGGGCGATGAAACCAAACTCGGAAAACCAGTTGGCAGGGATGTTGCCCTCGGTAAGCCCACCGTTGTAAAACTCCTCGGTCTTGAACGGAGCGAGGTTTTTGCCGATAAACTATTCGGATCTCTCATGCACAGTTTGAAGAGGAACGAACTGCACTTCACGCGGGAGTTGCTCGAAGATTTTATGAAAAGGTGA
- a CDS encoding anhydro-N-acetylmuramic acid kinase, which produces MNHFVRLGNWEELLQLFEKKQHVVLGLMSGTSADGLDIAQVKFSWNRQLNFELLNAVTVSYEQTFREKIVRSYDRRSSSVDHVTVLNYEIARKHAEMVKTYNFQCDFVAYHGQTVWHAPTQGATLQLGEADVLAVELQKPVVHSFRTKDVALSGEGAPISAYFDLVFLIGSDPSTAVLNVGGIANVTAIDEKGNPIAFDTGPGNCLIDTVVRNFLNRDFDEGGSLSREGRINPDLLSRMMEHERDYILRKPPKTTGREVYNMEFLKEVGATRMFQPKDTLRTVVMFTAKMVKENLTLHLPHVKRLIVTGGGAYNQTLVEDLRQLGFEVKIPEKKLIDFREAVAIAFLGELFVKGLAPSKNVTGARRSCVMGKLALPW; this is translated from the coding sequence GTGAACCATTTCGTCAGGCTCGGGAACTGGGAGGAACTGCTCCAGCTCTTCGAGAAGAAACAGCACGTCGTTCTGGGATTGATGTCGGGAACGTCGGCGGACGGTCTGGACATAGCCCAGGTGAAGTTCTCCTGGAACAGACAGCTCAACTTCGAGCTTTTGAACGCGGTGACGGTGAGTTACGAACAAACGTTCAGAGAAAAGATCGTTCGCTCCTACGACAGGCGTTCTTCCAGCGTCGATCATGTCACCGTGCTGAACTACGAGATCGCTCGAAAACACGCCGAGATGGTGAAGACTTACAACTTTCAGTGCGATTTCGTTGCCTACCACGGTCAAACCGTGTGGCACGCCCCGACGCAGGGTGCGACGCTCCAGCTGGGAGAAGCGGACGTGCTCGCGGTGGAACTTCAAAAACCCGTGGTCCACAGTTTCAGGACCAAGGACGTGGCGCTGTCCGGTGAAGGGGCCCCCATAAGCGCGTACTTCGACCTGGTCTTCCTGATAGGTTCGGATCCTTCCACAGCAGTGCTGAACGTGGGTGGCATCGCGAACGTCACGGCGATCGATGAAAAAGGTAATCCCATCGCCTTCGACACCGGGCCTGGAAACTGTCTGATAGACACGGTCGTTCGAAACTTTCTCAACAGAGACTTCGACGAGGGCGGTTCACTCTCGAGGGAAGGCAGGATAAATCCAGATCTGCTAAGCAGGATGATGGAACACGAGAGAGATTACATACTCAGAAAACCACCGAAGACAACCGGAAGAGAAGTGTACAACATGGAGTTTTTGAAAGAGGTCGGAGCCACGAGAATGTTTCAACCGAAGGATACGTTGAGAACTGTCGTGATGTTCACAGCGAAGATGGTCAAGGAAAACCTCACCCTCCATTTACCACACGTGAAACGCCTCATCGTCACGGGGGGAGGAGCGTACAACCAGACGCTCGTTGAAGACCTCCGCCAGCTCGGCTTCGAAGTCAAGATTCCGGAAAAGAAGTTGATAGACTTCCGTGAAGCTGTGGCGATCGCGTTCCTGGGTGAACTGTTCGTGAAAGGCTTAGCCCCTTCGAAAAACGTGACCGGTGCGCGAAGAAGCTGCGTGATGGGCAAGCTGGCCCTGCCGTGGTGA
- a CDS encoding GIY-YIG nuclease family protein: MKGTYLLVLKLEYGVSIKDRWRLEPGLYAYVGSAMNDLVARVSRHLRKEKKKHWHIDHLLEHAKILSVIMIPSELRLEESLSLALSKRFDGPVGFGSSDLKVKTNLYRVDQIDELFKVIGGFLQRGG; this comes from the coding sequence ATGAAAGGCACTTATCTGCTGGTTTTGAAGCTCGAGTACGGTGTTTCCATAAAAGATCGCTGGCGTCTCGAGCCTGGACTGTACGCCTACGTCGGTTCTGCCATGAACGATCTCGTCGCGAGGGTTTCGAGACACCTTCGAAAGGAGAAGAAAAAACACTGGCACATAGATCATCTGCTGGAACACGCAAAGATACTCTCCGTTATCATGATTCCGTCCGAACTCAGGCTCGAGGAAAGTCTTTCGCTGGCACTTTCCAAAAGGTTCGACGGCCCTGTGGGCTTCGGTTCGAGCGATCTGAAGGTGAAGACGAACCTCTACAGGGTGGACCAAATCGACGAACTGTTCAAAGTCATCGGTGGCTTTCTCCAGAGAGGGGGATAG
- the cysE gene encoding serine O-acetyltransferase yields MRWFVKAVKEDVKAYLRLDPATSNVFQLIFFNASFQGLLLYRISHLFYRWKIYPLAYVFHYLCRVLFSMDIHPAAEIEPGVVIDHGIGVVIGATATVKSGTVIYHGVTLGAKRICSGKRHPDVGRNVIIGAGAKILGPIRVGDNSVIGANAVVLNDVPENCLAVGIPARIVRRRDENAELSGQHTDCEIENGTEGVRQTREEQPVGKC; encoded by the coding sequence GTGCGTTGGTTCGTAAAGGCCGTCAAGGAAGATGTGAAGGCGTACCTTCGCCTTGATCCTGCCACCTCGAACGTGTTCCAGCTGATTTTCTTCAACGCTTCCTTCCAAGGCTTACTCCTCTACAGAATCTCCCACCTCTTCTACCGATGGAAAATTTACCCTCTGGCCTATGTTTTTCATTATCTGTGTCGCGTGCTCTTTTCGATGGACATCCACCCGGCCGCGGAGATCGAACCCGGTGTGGTCATAGACCACGGGATCGGTGTGGTGATCGGCGCGACCGCAACCGTGAAAAGTGGTACCGTGATCTACCACGGTGTGACGCTGGGTGCGAAACGCATCTGCTCTGGAAAAAGACATCCTGATGTGGGCCGAAACGTGATCATCGGAGCCGGAGCCAAGATACTCGGTCCGATAAGAGTTGGTGACAACTCCGTCATCGGAGCGAACGCCGTTGTTCTGAACGACGTGCCGGAGAACTGTCTCGCTGTGGGAATTCCCGCAAGGATCGTAAGAAGGAGGGATGAGAATGCTGAACTTAGTGGGCAACACACCGATTGTGAGATTGAAAACGGAACCGAGGGTGTTCGTCAAACTCGAGAGGAACAACCCGTGGGGAAGTGTTAA
- the cysK gene encoding cysteine synthase A: MLNLVGNTPIVRLKTEPRVFVKLERNNPWGSVKDRPALFMIEAAEKKGLIKNGVIVEPTSGNMGIALAAIGALKGFKVILTMPESVSQERVKLLKGYGAEVVLTPAERGMSGAIEKAHQIVQELDAYMPNQFENFYNVLAHETTTAHEILTQMNYRIDAFVAGVGTGGTITGVGRVLKKLYGERVMVVAVEPASSPVLSKGVAGSHRIQGIGAGFVPKILDLSVVDRIETVTDDEAFETVKFLMKKEALALGISSGANVAVALRIARQLPEDARVVTIAPDGFEKYLSVFS; encoded by the coding sequence ATGCTGAACTTAGTGGGCAACACACCGATTGTGAGATTGAAAACGGAACCGAGGGTGTTCGTCAAACTCGAGAGGAACAACCCGTGGGGAAGTGTTAAAGATAGACCGGCCCTCTTCATGATCGAAGCGGCAGAAAAGAAAGGACTGATAAAGAATGGCGTCATCGTCGAGCCAACCAGCGGTAACATGGGCATCGCCCTGGCCGCGATAGGTGCCCTGAAAGGGTTCAAGGTGATACTGACGATGCCAGAGAGCGTGAGCCAGGAGAGGGTGAAACTTCTGAAGGGCTACGGTGCGGAGGTTGTTCTGACACCCGCCGAAAGGGGCATGAGCGGAGCGATCGAGAAGGCGCATCAAATCGTTCAAGAACTGGACGCCTACATGCCCAACCAGTTCGAAAATTTCTACAACGTGCTCGCGCACGAGACCACCACGGCGCACGAAATTCTCACCCAGATGAACTACAGAATCGATGCCTTCGTTGCCGGTGTCGGCACGGGTGGAACCATCACCGGGGTGGGAAGGGTTCTAAAAAAACTCTACGGAGAAAGGGTCATGGTCGTGGCTGTGGAACCTGCGAGCTCTCCGGTTCTTTCGAAAGGCGTGGCTGGAAGTCACAGGATCCAGGGCATAGGTGCGGGATTCGTACCGAAGATTCTGGATCTGTCCGTAGTTGATAGAATAGAAACGGTCACAGACGACGAAGCGTTCGAAACTGTGAAGTTTCTGATGAAAAAGGAAGCCCTGGCCCTCGGCATCTCGAGCGGGGCGAACGTGGCGGTGGCCCTGAGGATCGCTCGACAGCTCCCCGAGGATGCGCGCGTGGTCACGATCGCCCCGGACGGGTTTGAAAAGTACCTGAGCGTGTTCTCATGA
- a CDS encoding 2-oxoacid:acceptor oxidoreductase subunit alpha gives MQPLEEVSVLISGAAGQGIQTVEQVLTAIVKDSDLYVFATKEYMSRVRGGNNSTTLRISCKPVYANIDRVDLLLVLNENAIERHRWRMTPSTIVLGEEKFVRDEPNHVVVEFSKLAESFGNKIYANSVAIGVLAGIMNLDVEAVSKNIERYFSGKSKQLVDANVSSALKGYEIGRSLGLKLELRRCEEVKGKRLLNGSLAVALGAVAGGCNFVSSYPMSPSTAVFTELAKLAREHGIIVEQAEDEIAAANMVIAAWYAGARGLVTTSGGGFALMCEAISLAGMIETPIVVHLGQRPGPATGLPTRTEQADLNLVLYAGHGEFPRVVYAPGSIEEAYELTARAFNVADKFQIPVFVLTDQYLLDSYYLVGELKSVPVERYIVKTDSNYRRYEVTEDGISPRGIPGYGEGLVRVDSDEHDEFGHITESALVRRTMVEKRLKKMKKIIEESVPPKFSGPDDYETLIVSWGSTYLIVEEALKLLNEPRIAHLHFSQVYPVPPVARTYFERARRTIFIEQNATGQFANLIKQTFCIDTSEKILKYDGFPYSVEQIVKAVREKLGV, from the coding sequence ATGCAACCGCTCGAAGAAGTCAGCGTCCTCATAAGTGGTGCGGCGGGACAGGGAATTCAGACCGTCGAACAGGTGCTCACGGCCATCGTCAAGGACTCCGACCTTTACGTGTTCGCAACGAAAGAGTACATGTCGCGCGTTCGAGGGGGTAACAATTCCACAACGCTCAGGATTTCGTGCAAACCCGTGTACGCCAACATCGACCGTGTCGATCTGCTCCTGGTGCTGAACGAGAACGCCATCGAAAGGCACAGATGGAGAATGACCCCCTCAACGATCGTTCTCGGAGAGGAGAAATTCGTCAGAGATGAACCCAACCATGTGGTCGTGGAGTTTTCGAAGCTCGCCGAAAGTTTTGGAAACAAAATCTATGCGAACTCTGTCGCGATCGGAGTACTCGCCGGCATCATGAACCTCGATGTGGAAGCCGTCTCGAAGAACATTGAACGGTACTTCTCCGGAAAATCGAAGCAACTGGTCGATGCCAACGTTTCATCGGCGCTGAAAGGTTACGAAATCGGAAGATCGCTCGGACTGAAGCTCGAACTGAGAAGGTGTGAGGAAGTCAAGGGAAAGAGACTTTTGAACGGTTCGCTCGCCGTGGCACTCGGTGCCGTGGCGGGAGGCTGTAACTTCGTCTCCTCGTACCCCATGTCCCCCTCCACGGCCGTCTTCACCGAGCTCGCGAAACTCGCCAGAGAGCACGGAATAATAGTAGAACAGGCGGAAGATGAGATCGCGGCTGCAAACATGGTCATCGCCGCGTGGTACGCGGGGGCCAGAGGACTGGTCACGACGTCGGGTGGGGGATTCGCGCTCATGTGTGAAGCGATCAGCCTGGCGGGTATGATCGAAACGCCTATCGTGGTGCATCTGGGTCAAAGACCCGGACCTGCCACGGGCCTCCCGACGCGCACCGAACAGGCCGATCTCAACCTGGTGTTGTACGCGGGTCACGGTGAATTTCCCCGCGTGGTCTACGCGCCCGGCAGCATAGAAGAAGCCTACGAGTTGACGGCTCGAGCCTTCAACGTCGCGGACAAGTTTCAGATTCCCGTGTTCGTCCTGACGGATCAGTACCTGCTCGACTCTTACTATCTGGTCGGTGAACTGAAGAGCGTTCCTGTGGAAAGGTACATCGTCAAGACGGATTCGAACTATCGCAGATACGAAGTGACCGAAGACGGCATCTCACCAAGAGGCATCCCAGGTTATGGCGAAGGGCTGGTGAGAGTCGACAGCGACGAGCACGACGAGTTCGGTCACATCACCGAGAGCGCCCTCGTCAGACGAACGATGGTGGAAAAAAGGCTCAAGAAGATGAAGAAAATAATCGAAGAATCCGTTCCGCCAAAATTCTCAGGACCCGATGACTACGAAACACTCATCGTGAGCTGGGGATCGACCTATCTCATCGTGGAGGAGGCTCTGAAGCTCCTCAACGAACCTCGAATCGCTCACCTTCACTTCTCTCAGGTCTATCCTGTACCGCCCGTGGCAAGAACGTACTTCGAAAGAGCCAGAAGAACCATCTTCATCGAGCAGAATGCCACGGGACAGTTCGCAAACTTGATAAAACAGACCTTCTGCATCGACACATCGGAGAAGATTTTGAAGTACGACGGATTTCCCTATTCCGTCGAACAGATCGTGAAGGCTGTTCGAGAAAAACTGGGGGTGTGA
- a CDS encoding HesA/MoeB/ThiF family protein → MFQRHSQLLGECMEKLFKAKVLIAGVGGLGCTVSSLLIRLGAGQVYLLDDAVVDEPDLNRQILYDRSDLGHKKVVVAQRKLSQMNPQSMIVPLDVRLDVDFCLPSVDVVIDCLDSFESKFALDILCEKKQVPLVHAGVEKFCGQLTTILPGSLRLRQIFPTPPKEDRARQIFPPLVVLVASLQASEAVRLLCGQEPLLNGKLMLIDLFNMRFETVAIRSGAT, encoded by the coding sequence ATGTTTCAGCGCCACAGCCAGTTGCTCGGAGAATGCATGGAAAAGCTTTTCAAAGCTAAGGTGCTGATCGCTGGTGTGGGAGGGCTGGGTTGCACGGTCTCGTCGCTCTTGATCCGTCTCGGGGCTGGACAGGTCTATCTACTGGATGATGCCGTTGTGGATGAACCCGATTTGAACAGACAGATCCTCTACGACAGATCTGACCTCGGACACAAGAAGGTGGTGGTTGCTCAAAGGAAACTGTCTCAAATGAATCCCCAGTCCATGATCGTCCCACTGGACGTCAGGCTCGACGTCGATTTTTGCCTTCCGAGCGTCGACGTGGTGATCGATTGCCTGGACAGCTTCGAATCGAAATTCGCACTGGACATTCTGTGCGAGAAAAAACAGGTTCCGCTGGTGCATGCGGGTGTCGAAAAATTCTGTGGACAATTGACCACGATCTTACCAGGCTCTTTGAGATTGAGACAGATCTTCCCCACACCTCCAAAAGAAGATAGAGCGAGACAGATCTTTCCACCCCTGGTCGTTCTCGTCGCATCTTTGCAGGCGAGCGAAGCGGTGAGGTTGCTCTGCGGACAGGAACCTCTGTTGAACGGCAAGCTGATGCTGATAGATCTCTTCAACATGAGGTTTGAAACTGTAGCGATTCGGAGTGGTGCAACATGA
- a CDS encoding lysophospholipid acyltransferase family protein, translated as MKRILITIYFLVSAVIYVVVVGALVLFLGWILGFFVGKQKARRFVLKQVKLFGKNTFRFMFCKVIALGLENYKPGTSYIVTPNHQSLMDIPLILGYIDPMPMVAKKELAWVPGVSWYIRYMKGIFLDRKNPSEGARVIREMMDLLRKGESFLIFPEGTRSEDGSVREFKTAAFKIAKKLGVKVLPVSIWGTMFLVPKKSLVLNPGTVLMKVHAPVDPAQFEDEVELAKAVEDTVRKGVEELGRLQ; from the coding sequence ATGAAAAGAATACTCATCACGATCTATTTTCTCGTCTCGGCCGTCATCTACGTCGTGGTGGTGGGCGCACTGGTGCTCTTTCTGGGATGGATTCTGGGTTTCTTTGTGGGAAAACAGAAAGCGAGAAGGTTCGTTCTCAAACAGGTCAAGCTTTTCGGCAAGAACACCTTCAGGTTCATGTTCTGTAAGGTGATCGCACTCGGTCTGGAAAATTACAAACCTGGCACCAGCTACATCGTCACACCGAACCATCAGAGTTTGATGGACATACCTCTGATTCTGGGTTACATCGATCCGATGCCGATGGTGGCGAAGAAGGAGCTGGCCTGGGTGCCTGGAGTGAGCTGGTACATTCGTTACATGAAGGGAATTTTCCTCGACAGGAAAAACCCGTCCGAGGGTGCACGAGTCATAAGAGAGATGATGGATCTACTCAGAAAAGGGGAATCTTTCTTGATCTTTCCGGAAGGTACACGGAGCGAAGATGGCTCGGTTCGAGAGTTCAAGACCGCCGCTTTCAAAATCGCCAAGAAACTCGGAGTGAAGGTGCTCCCAGTTTCGATATGGGGTACAATGTTCTTGGTACCCAAGAAGAGCCTCGTGCTCAATCCCGGTACGGTGTTGATGAAAGTTCATGCGCCAGTCGATCCTGCACAGTTCGAAGATGAGGTCGAACTGGCGAAGGCAGTCGAGGACACAGTCAGAAAAGGTGTCGAAGAACTCGGGAGGCTTCAATAG
- a CDS encoding radical SAM protein, producing MLETIRKRCVLCGFESESIGSSLKVCVRCLRERPIESLEIVRRTRARWRRSIDLPVSPPRGGERCFLCVNECEISQNDTGYCGVIKNVDGRLIFLTDSFDEAYLRYYLDPHPTNCVALPVCPEKDHRGFFNLAVFFAGCNLDCLFCQNIDHKYMIAGGTMRDGERVSVEELVRVAEQNRVSCVCYFGGDPVPWSFFTLKASRKMKKRICWETNGLMNDSIAKQMASISLETGGIIKIDWKAFSPSVYEALTGVDGEKAVDRLKRNVELIAKMDVRKEPPLLVVSTLIVPHYVDEFEVFNISRFLAQIDEKIPYVLLAFAPQHLMHDLPTTSREQMRRVLEAARSSGLKNVFVENVWLLS from the coding sequence GTGCTTGAAACCATCAGGAAACGCTGCGTCCTGTGTGGGTTCGAATCTGAATCGATCGGCAGTTCGTTGAAAGTCTGCGTACGGTGTCTGAGAGAAAGACCAATCGAATCTCTCGAAATCGTTCGAAGAACGCGGGCCAGATGGCGTCGATCGATCGACCTTCCGGTTAGTCCACCGCGCGGTGGTGAGAGATGTTTTCTGTGCGTCAACGAGTGTGAAATTTCCCAGAACGACACAGGTTACTGCGGAGTGATCAAGAACGTCGATGGTAGATTGATCTTTCTGACAGACAGCTTCGACGAAGCTTACCTTCGCTACTATCTCGATCCCCATCCGACCAACTGCGTCGCGTTGCCCGTCTGTCCGGAGAAGGACCACAGAGGCTTCTTCAACCTCGCCGTGTTCTTCGCCGGGTGCAACCTGGATTGTCTCTTCTGCCAGAACATAGACCACAAATACATGATCGCGGGCGGAACGATGAGAGACGGCGAACGGGTGTCGGTTGAAGAACTCGTCCGCGTCGCCGAACAGAACAGAGTCAGCTGCGTTTGCTACTTCGGAGGAGATCCGGTGCCCTGGTCATTTTTCACCCTGAAGGCTTCGAGAAAGATGAAGAAAAGGATCTGCTGGGAAACGAACGGTCTGATGAACGATTCGATCGCGAAACAGATGGCTTCGATCAGCCTCGAGACGGGTGGGATCATCAAGATAGACTGGAAAGCGTTCAGCCCGTCCGTTTACGAAGCCCTCACCGGTGTGGATGGAGAAAAAGCTGTCGATAGGTTGAAACGCAACGTCGAGCTGATCGCCAAGATGGACGTAAGAAAGGAACCACCGTTGCTCGTTGTGAGCACACTGATCGTTCCACACTACGTAGACGAGTTCGAAGTCTTCAACATCTCCCGCTTCCTCGCCCAGATCGATGAGAAAATACCCTACGTCCTGCTCGCTTTCGCACCCCAGCATCTGATGCACGATCTGCCCACAACGAGCAGAGAACAGATGAGGAGAGTTCTGGAGGCTGCCAGATCGTCAGGTTTGAAGAACGTGTTCGTCGAGAACGTCTGGCTCCTGAGCTGA
- a CDS encoding PfkB family carbohydrate kinase, giving the protein MKTKIAVLGGSFVDVYIYGNEPHRCEILEDCGGSGLNVAFALQQLGFEVVFFSNVGDDHRGDFFLNKLKKLGFDTSYIKRKRGPTGLHISLNDRTVAVERGVNNLELDLDWKILSECRLAFVNTEIPRETIERFLKDFQGTVFLDVGPRRILDPSVRSLHQDLLLIGNASQCELLPCDIVKMGSSGAKWGELFVPTDGQAHPYTTGCGDVFDAVLIHCLLQSKDRKTALETAVRVSEEAAKTFKTAFAKAQAVKDLLSASL; this is encoded by the coding sequence ATGAAAACCAAGATCGCCGTGCTCGGTGGAAGCTTTGTGGATGTATACATATATGGTAACGAGCCACACAGGTGTGAGATCCTTGAAGACTGCGGTGGTTCGGGACTGAACGTGGCGTTCGCCCTTCAACAGCTCGGCTTTGAAGTTGTGTTCTTCTCGAACGTCGGAGATGATCACAGGGGAGATTTCTTTCTCAACAAACTGAAGAAGCTCGGCTTCGACACGAGTTACATCAAACGTAAACGTGGACCGACCGGCCTTCACATCTCTCTCAACGACAGAACCGTAGCCGTCGAGAGAGGAGTGAACAATCTGGAGCTGGATCTGGACTGGAAAATCCTCTCTGAATGCCGGCTCGCTTTCGTCAACACCGAGATTCCCAGAGAAACCATAGAACGCTTCCTGAAAGACTTCCAGGGCACGGTGTTTCTCGACGTCGGTCCCAGAAGGATCCTTGATCCCAGCGTGAGGTCACTTCACCAAGATCTCCTCTTGATTGGGAACGCATCGCAGTGTGAACTCCTACCGTGTGATATCGTCAAGATGGGTTCGAGCGGGGCAAAATGGGGCGAGCTGTTCGTCCCTACAGACGGACAGGCCCACCCCTACACGACCGGCTGTGGCGACGTGTTCGACGCCGTACTCATACACTGCCTACTGCAGAGTAAGGACCGAAAAACTGCGCTCGAAACGGCCGTCAGGGTCTCAGAGGAAGCTGCAAAAACCTTCAAAACCGCCTTCGCGAAGGCTCAAGCTGTGAAAGATCTGCTCAGTGCATCACTGTGA
- a CDS encoding HAD family hydrolase, with protein MIKNIVFDLGRVLLSWEPYQYMLKTFPKHVADEMNEKIFESRDFWLMDKGLMNEEQLWQKKTEELPHLKEYILHMKKAVIELLVPIEKNVRLLPKLKEKGFKLYVLSNFSERHFDTVYKKYDFFKFFDGMIISSHVKLAKPEKEIFLELIRRYGIAPQESVFIDDKLENVNVARELGFRTVHVTDQIDLEEELRRVLEGWDQAEGATQK; from the coding sequence GTGATCAAAAACATCGTCTTCGATCTTGGAAGGGTTTTGCTCAGCTGGGAGCCGTACCAGTACATGCTGAAGACGTTTCCAAAGCACGTGGCGGACGAGATGAACGAAAAGATCTTTGAGAGCAGGGATTTCTGGTTGATGGATAAGGGGCTCATGAACGAAGAACAGCTGTGGCAGAAGAAGACGGAAGAGCTACCACATCTGAAAGAGTACATACTGCACATGAAGAAAGCGGTGATAGAGCTCTTAGTTCCGATAGAGAAAAACGTGAGACTTCTCCCAAAGCTCAAAGAGAAAGGTTTCAAACTGTACGTTCTGTCCAACTTCAGCGAAAGGCATTTCGATACGGTCTACAAGAAGTACGACTTTTTCAAATTCTTCGATGGCATGATCATCTCTTCACACGTCAAGCTCGCGAAGCCTGAAAAAGAGATCTTCCTCGAGCTGATCCGAAGGTACGGTATCGCGCCTCAGGAGAGCGTTTTCATCGATGATAAGCTCGAGAACGTCAACGTCGCGCGAGAGCTCGGTTTCAGAACCGTACACGTCACAGACCAGATCGACTTGGAAGAAGAGCTGAGAAGAGTTCTGGAAGGATGGGATCAGGCAGAAGGAGCCACACAGAAGTGA
- a CDS encoding bifunctional nuclease family protein — MRKAWVKALVLDKIHNSPVVILGIEGTNKVLPIWIGACEANALAMSLEGFEFPRPLTHDLILNILDALDARLERIVIHSVKDNVYYATLMIRDLAAIEGEDEESDDHAIIEMDARPSDSIVLAVKKGVPIYVSNEIVDEHAIDLEMPEESSDEEFKKFVENLDIDAFKKMLRDEPKAEDEEDRD, encoded by the coding sequence ATGAGAAAGGCGTGGGTGAAAGCACTCGTTCTGGACAAAATACACAACTCTCCGGTCGTCATTCTGGGCATCGAAGGTACGAACAAAGTTCTGCCCATATGGATCGGTGCGTGTGAGGCGAACGCGCTGGCCATGAGCCTTGAAGGTTTCGAGTTTCCAAGGCCCCTAACCCACGATCTGATACTCAACATACTCGATGCGCTCGACGCGAGGCTGGAACGAATAGTCATACACAGTGTGAAGGACAACGTCTATTACGCGACGCTGATGATCAGAGACCTCGCAGCGATCGAGGGAGAAGACGAGGAATCGGACGATCACGCGATCATAGAGATGGACGCCAGGCCATCAGATTCGATAGTGCTCGCGGTGAAAAAGGGTGTGCCCATCTATGTGAGCAACGAGATCGTGGACGAGCACGCCATAGACCTTGAAATGCCCGAAGAATCGAGCGACGAGGAGTTCAAGAAGTTCGTCGAAAACCTTGACATCGACGCTTTCAAAAAGATGCTCAGGGACGAACCGAAGGCGGAAGATGAAGAAGACAGAGACTGA